One genomic window of Aptenodytes patagonicus chromosome 19, bAptPat1.pri.cur, whole genome shotgun sequence includes the following:
- the UBE2J2 gene encoding ubiquitin-conjugating enzyme E2 J2: MSNNSNKRAPTTATQRLKQDYLRIKKDPVPYICAEPLPSNILEWHYVVRGPEMTPYEGGYYHGKLIFPREFPFKPPSIYMITPNGRFKCNTRLCLSITDFHPDTWNPAWSVSTILTGLLSFMVEKGPTLGSIETSEFTKRQLAAQSLAFNLKDKVFCELFPEVVEEIKQKQKAQEELNNRPPSLPLPDVVPDGEAHYGQNGIPLLNGHVPLAPANHPGLQQANRNHGLLGGALANLFVIVGFAAFAYTVKYVLRSIAQE; encoded by the exons aTGAGCAACAACAGTAATAAGAGAGCACCAACAACAGCGACACAGAGACTTAAACAAGACTACCTTCGAATTAAGAAAGATCCAGTGCCTTATATCTGTGCAGAGCCCCTCCCATCTAATATCCTTGAATG GCACTATGTTGTACGGGGACCTGAAATGACTCCCTATGAAG GTGGCTATTATCATGGGAAACTAATATTCCCCAGAGAATTTCCTTTTAAACCTCCTAGTATTTATATGATTACACCTAATGGAAGGTTTAAGTGTAATACAAG GTTGTGTCTTTCAATCACTGATTTCCACCCGGATACGTGGAATCCAGCTTGGTCAGTCTCAACGATCTTGACGGGCCTTCTTAGTTTTATGGTGGAAAAGGGCCCCACACTGGGCAGCATAGAGACGTCAGAGTTCACA AAAAGACAGCTTGCTGCACAAAGCttagcatttaatttaaaagataaagtCTTCTGCGAGCTCTTCCCTGAAGTGGTGGAG gagATTAAACAAAAACAGAAAGCACAAGAAGAGCTCAATAACAGACCTCCATCCCTCCCTTTACCAGATGTTGTCCCTGATGGGGAAGCACACTACGGTCAGAATGGAATACCCCTTCTTAATGGGCATGTACCATTGGCACCTGCCAATCATCCAGGTCTCCAACAGGCCAATCGTAACCATGGACTTTTAGGCGGAGCTTTGGCGAACTTGTTTGTTATAGTTGGTTTTGCAGCCTTTGCCTACACAGTCAAGTATGTACTGAGAAGCATAGCGCAAGAATGA